The proteins below are encoded in one region of Coffea arabica cultivar ET-39 chromosome 4c, Coffea Arabica ET-39 HiFi, whole genome shotgun sequence:
- the LOC113739226 gene encoding uncharacterized protein, producing MSPYCLVFGKPCHLSVEFEHRAFWVVKQCNMDIEEGGIQRKLQLQELEEIRNEAYENAVIYKENNKIFHDQQVSRKTFECGQKVLLYHSKLKLFPDKLRSRWIGLFVVTNVFDYGAVEIQNIRTEKKFVVNGHRLKPYYDGLQLNG from the coding sequence ATGTCCCCTTATTGTTTGGTATTTGGGAAGCCATGCCACCTCTCCGTCGAGTTCGAACATAGAGCATTTTGGGTGGTCAAGCAATGCAATATGGATATCGAAGAGGGCGGAATTCAAAGGAAGTTACAGTTACAAGAATTGGAGGAGATTCGCAATGAAGCCTACGAGAATGCTGTGATTTATAAGGAGAATAATAAGATATTTCATGACCAGCAGGTTTCTAGGAAGACGTTTGAATGTGGTCAAAAAGTTCTACTGTACCACTCGAAATTGAAATTATTTCCAGATAAGTTACGTTCTCGTTGGATCGGTCTCTTCGTTGTAACTAATGTCTTTgattatggtgcagtggagatcCAGAATATAAGGacggagaagaaatttgtggtgaatggtcATCGTCTCAAGCCGTATTATGATGGGCTCCAGTTGAACGGGTAG